In Marmota flaviventris isolate mMarFla1 chromosome 17, mMarFla1.hap1, whole genome shotgun sequence, a single genomic region encodes these proteins:
- the Cyb5d1 gene encoding cytochrome b5 domain-containing protein 1 → MPRRGLVAGPEFEGFQRRFFTPEEVARHNQPEDLWVSYLGYVYDLTPLAQEYKGNLLLKPIVEVAGQDISHWFDPNTGDIRKHIDPLTGCLRYRTPRGRFVHVPPQLPRSDWANDFGNPWWKGSQYEVGKLSAKTRNIRIINTLTSQQHILEVGALESMWEILHRYLPYNAHAASYTWKYEGKTLNMDHTLEENGIQDEEEEFDYLKMDGTHYIPAILLYFSDDLTEL, encoded by the exons ATGCCGCGCCGGGGCCTAGTGGCTGGGCCAGAGTTTGAGGGCTTCCAGCGTCGCTTTTTCACGCCGGAAGAAGTGGCCAGACATAACCAGCCCGAAGACCTTTGGGTGTCTTACTTGGGATACGTGTACGACCTAACGCCATTGGCTCAGGAATACAAGG GGAACCTGCTGCTGAAACCCATCGTGGAAGTTGCAGGCCAGGACATCAGCCACTGGTTTGATCCAAACACCGGAGAC ATCCGCAAGCACATAGATCCCCTGACTGGTTGCCTGAGGTACCGCACCCCGCGGGGCCGTTTCGTGCACGTCCCACCTCAGCTGCCCCGATCGGACTGGGCCAATGATTTTGGGAATCCCTGGTGGAAAGGGTCGCAGTACGAGGTGGGGAAGCTGTCTGCCAAGACCCGGAATATTCGCATCATTAACACTCTCACGTCGCAGCAGCACATACTGGAG GTGGGGGCTCTGGAGTCAATGTGGGAAATCCTACACCGCTATCTTCCCTATAATGCACATGCTGCCAGCTACACGTGGAAATATGAAGGGAAGACCCTGAACATGGATCATACCCTTGAAGAGAATGGGATccaggatgaggaggaagaattTGACTATCTCAAAATGGATGGTACACACTACATACCTGCAATACTGCTCTACTTCAGTGATGACCTCACAGAGCTATAG